In the Oncorhynchus nerka isolate Pitt River linkage group LG6, Oner_Uvic_2.0, whole genome shotgun sequence genome, AGCAGGTTGGTATTGCATTGCTAGCCAGCATTGAAGATCGACAAACAAAGCAAAAAAATGTATGCCGGCTAGATAACACTGCTTTCAACCTTACCTAGAAGGGTTACGATACGAATGTCTCATTCAAAAATAGTTAGCCAACTAGCAGTCTTTGGGTTGCTTGAATGTCGTCACATTCAAAATGCTCAACAGCTAGTAGCAACTTGATCCAGTTCTAGCCTCCAGAAATACACTGCAGTGGAGAATAAGCAAAGCAAAAACTCGATAATGTTCTTGGTCTCTCCccggcaaaaaaaaaaaatcttagtcAACTGAAAGTAGTCAGGTTGACCGCAGTGCGTTTAGAGTTCAGCGTATCAAAGAGAGGATCTCTCCAAACATCATCTTTGGTTTATCGTGATTCAACAAGTAGTCTTGGTTGATGGCAACTGTTCTTTTCTGCTCGTCTTAAGCCACGCTCACTTGTTCGGCTTTTTCAAAAATAAATaggttttaacctttatttaactaggcaagtcagttaagaacaaattcttatttacaatgatggcatacccaggccaaaccctaacacggacgacgctgggccaaatgtgcgccgccctataggaACTCCCAACCACTGCCGGTTGtgacagcctggaatcgaaccagggtctgtagtgactcctctagcactgagatgcagtgccttagaccgctgcaccactctggaAAAAACACATGTAGGCTGCTGAGCTTGTCTGCTGAGCTTGTCTGCTGAGCTTGTCTGCTGAGCTTGTCTGCTGAGCTTGTCtgctgagcttgtctgatgctttaagcactgcTATTCAAAATTAAGACAAATTACTAAAGAGGGCGCCAGAGATCAATAGGCTAACCAGAAGATAAAAACCTGTTCCCGACCCTGCTGCTGCTAGTCTTCGCAGATTCTGCCATTAAGTCCCTGAAGTTGctggtaataggctacaccaTGGGTCAGCAACCTTTTCAATATGGAGTGCCACGTTATCGTACCATTTCAActgatctgcgtgccagttatgattttcatatgcacatttgtgGCACAATTTAAAATGTATAATAAAGTCTTCATATCTCAAAATCAATGTCATGATAATCAAAATGATATCTAAATAAAAatgatacaaatctaaaagtagcTTCTATTGCAAATATTTTAAAATTGCCTAAATAAAGCAAACAGAAGCCCACAGGTAAAAAATATCCCGGGAAAAAATGAATATCCTATAAAAATCAAAGGCTAAGCATGGCTTATCTGTAATGAACTTGCAAAATTGTATCAACTCTTAACTTGGTCCAGTGCAAAGCTGGTGCTAGCAAATTTGCAAAACTGTATAAAAAAAGGGTACCCTCAAGGGTATCCTGTCCCAGTGAGCTCCAGACAGACATACACTGCTGTAAGCTATTTTGtgcaagggataagaagtaatcaggtaggcctattttatatTTTCCCCCTTTCATGCTGAGTGGTAATCAATAGGGAGAGAGCTTGAAAGATTACAATGATGAACTATTATCATTCtaaatggatgtaaaaacagagaCTTTGTTTACTTGCCGTTCGAGGTGAAGACAAATTAACTTTGAAAAGCTCCAGTGATGGCGAGTTAAGGCAAATCAGAAAGAGTATTAGATCCCCAAATAAGGcacatttataggcctacatttgtgcgcaggccaggtagactagtcctacttctAGATGCGTAATCAGTTGTCCTTACTCACGATTGACaggagcgctccaaacaaaagacaaagaATTAATTTGACAACACTTATATAATAAATAAACCAAAACTTAGTGTAGCCTAGGTTGTGCGCTCTGCAAACAACTGGTCCACTCCTACAATAACAACGGTAAGACTATAGAAAACACAAGGTTTTCTATAAATATTTAAGCAATTTAATGCGGCACTAaaatgaatgcatttcaatgagaAATTCCTTTTTCTTTACCCTTTGTGGGTGGAGCCGAATCTGTTGCTAGCGTAGTAATTTTCCACATGGAGGATTTTAAAACTCATTTCCTGAATTGACAAAACATTTCAACTGAATTCGCTCCTAAGAGTATCCAAGaagcattgggtcagtgccaAATAGGAGACTTTACTCCCAAGCTCATTTGGAGCCTATCAGTCCTGAAAGTTTGCTTTGCTGTGCTTCTTACGCCCTCTGACCTTGAGTGCGTACATACAGTGGGAAACTGATCTTGTGCCTTCAACTCCACTGCGCTCTCCACTCAATCAACAGGAAAACAAACTCAGCTCAATATAGCCTTTGGCAGACGGTGCTTCACCACAGCATGTTAATCTTGTGCTTACaaaccactcccctgcctacAGACATTAGATAATATCAAACATTACTTCAGGTTCTAACATTTCACTAATAAGGATAtacaataataaaaataaaaaacttattTAAAATCGGTCTAGTTATCACATGACACGATATAGGAAAATGTTTCACCCAATAAAAACTGATAGAGATTCACAAGACAGGCAAAAACAGTTATGTAGAGGGGATAATTCATACTGGTGCACCAACTGCCTCAGGACTGTCCAATGTCCATCTAAGCTGCCAGGGATGGCGATGGAAAGGAGAGCCTAATCCAACACCAGGAGGAGAGCTCACCAAGCAGAGAAATCCCCTGGCCTGATGGACAGCTGGTTTAGGCTGTGGTAATCTGAACAGACACACATTCAGCAGGTTTAAAGGGCAGGACACCTCAACGCATCTGCTGCAAGCATCCGGTCACAAGATAGACCTAGGCCCCACTATGGGGTACAGGTCTATCTTGTGATCGGATTCTTACTGGACATAGGCATAGGCCTACCCAGGGGCTCCAAGAAGCCAAGTTATTCTAGCGTCCGCCTTTTTCTGTTTAGAGAACCTCTGGGGTTAGCCCGGTTCGTTTAATTCTGCTGCGAACACATCGGTTTCTGGCCTTTTGGACGTCCTGTCCTAGGCTCATCTGACCAGATTTGGTTATGCTTGGCCCGTTTGCGTCACAAAACAATCCTCTAGCAACAACAATCTCACATGGCAGGAGGCTGTGCACTCGAGTGACTTTATTTTCCTTTCCTGACATTCCCTCAAATGCTAAGGTACCATTAAAAGCTTGCCTGCAGATAAAACTCATTAACTATCTGTCTGACATAGAAGTAAttgaagacagagaggagatgacATTCAGTAACGTAGCAAGCAGTTAAACATTCTGGTATTCATtttaaaacaataaaaaaaagaTTAGGCCTAAATGTAATACAGTAGTTTGTAGAATCTAAGTCAATAGCACCAGCGTGGACATGGCCTAGTTATAGCTCTCCATCATCAGAGCATCACTGCCGCTGACCTTCAGATCCCACATATTTGCATTACTTCACAATCTCAAGCTGGTGTTAGCTTTATTGAGGTGGGCCATTTTCATTCAGCTTGGCATTGATTAATCCAAATAAAATGGAATTGCAGAGGACAACAATGCATTTTAATCACAATATTATTGTTGGATGAGGGAGACTTGTGTTGCGTTCGCATTGCAAACTATTCTTCGAGATCATTCCATCATATTTCAGGCATCCACCATGCAATAAATAAGCTTGGTGTTTTTCTTTAGAGGCCGTGTCAGAAGTTAATCAGATGTCTAAAGAAAATTGCCAAATTAAAAACTCAATCACACAGAAAAAAAAGGGTCAAATTCGGATAATCAAAAAAAATAAACCGGTGTGGATtgtctccatccatcctctcctgaTTCAGACTATACCAATTTCATGGCATCCTTGGTTCAATAGCTACTAACGAGAGAAAACCGAATATCCAATATAAAACAACCTTAAAATTACCTACCAGCTCTCTAAAAAGTCGGGTAAACAATACTACAGATGTTTTATAACGTATAACTAGCTTTATtcctgtggttgtgtgtgtctaaAATTTCAAGCAGCTAAAGGACAAACCTCACTGACAACCGTCATTCTATTCAACGTTCTGGTTTGCAAAGGAAAGAACATTTACACGGTTTTGTAGCTATTAATTTCAGGCTGTTTACATAACAATGTGTATTACAGTCTGATTAAGACTAGCCAATTCACTGTGTAACGTTTACTAAATTGCAATAGAAAAATAAACTATTGAATAAGCATTTGTGAGAAAACGAAAATGCTAATTGTGGTCATGTCTAACATTCGTATTAGCTAACACGAAACCGAAATTAAACCAATCTCTGGCAGGACTGACCGTGGAaagctagctagctttctggttAGCATATACTAAATGTTAGCAGGCTAACTGGCAGAAGCTGCTTTTcacctagttaacgttagctagcatcaAATTCTTGGCAATGGGTTAAATGAAAACAAATGAACATCGCTAGTAGGCGTTTTAGCACATTCATACCCATCAGCCTGCGGACGTGACTCCAGAATAATGCAATTATTTAGTCAAACAAAAACACCTGTACAAATAATTAGGAAATGTTAGCATGCTAACAATGTTAGCTAAACTGGCGAGCAAATGTTGTGAACCTACCAGATTAAATCCAACAGGAACGGAGAGCGATGACCATCAATTATCGTTTTGAGTTTTTAAATTTAGGTCTTTAACGGACGACAAATTTTATCAAAATGAAACAGATATTAGCAAAACAAACAATTGATAACATAGCTAGCTATTTGAAAACAATTCGGTTCCCGTTTGTTGAAATTCAGATACCGTTTGTAGTTCGTTGCTATAACGTCTCAGCTCACACCCACAAGAGATGAAGCTGCCAAATTTTGTCCCCGCCTCTCCCTTTGCTCGGGGTTGTATTAATTGGGCACCAAACTTAATCAAACATACTAAAACAGGGAGGGACTTTATGGAATTGTCCAATAAAAATAGCTTATTTTCGTGTTCCGTCGAAAAATGTTTTAAACGTTTTTCTACGTTGTGTTTTAATGAATACCACCAGTAAAGCAAGCGGAAAACTTCCTCATCCATCCACATCGCATCTCACATCTCTAGAAGCAAGAATGTCAGATACAGTAGCAGTTTATGATATAGCATATGATATAATCGCTAGCTACATGTTGCCATTACATATTTTGAAGAGACAGTCACAGTGCAGACAGCTAGATGTTTCATTAGAAATGTTTTCAAGGTAAAATTACATAAATTAAAGTGGTTTACAAACAACCTTCCATGTGAATAAATACTCAAGTTATCACCTTGTCTATACAATCGCAGCAGTTCACAAATCATGTTGATCAAATTAAAACAAATGGCTTGAAAATAATGATTAAAACATACATAGCGTGAACATGTTGGCTACTGCTCATTCCCCTTTTTGGCTAAATTATTTGACTTTTCAGACTGTTCCAAACTGAATATCGTTGGATACATTTATTCAAAATTATTTAAAATGTTCAAACAAAGATGACTTTATCTGATACGATGCATCTTGGATTTGAAATTTGGGACTGTCCATAATGATCGAAAAGAAAGAGTTTGTGCGCCATCTACTGGGAGAAATACTACAGATTGTTTTTGCTGTTGTGGCTCTTGCTCGATAACAAGGATGTGATGTGATAGCCAGAACGAGCTGTGGCTCAAAGCAGACAAATAAACGTTTTTAGTCAGACATTCACGTTTGCCGTATATAGTTCAAATATCTAGCCAATACATCTTCAATTGAATAACACTGCGTGTAAGGTGCTTGTCAGAACTGTAACGATTTTACACTTTCGTAAGTATAAACTAGTAGTAGTCATTGCTCTTGCTCGAGAGAACAAATTCTGGATGATTCGATACGTCATCGTCTCACTGGCTCGTTCTATGGAGAGCTTTCATTGGCTATTGCTGATCGCCGTTCTCAAATCTTGCTGTTGCATATCTCACACTACAAGAGCATCGCTGATTTTGTGCGGGAAAAAATCAAGCATGCTTGAAAATATCGGGATGTCTGTGACTGCTCAAAGACGGGATCGAAAGCTCTCAGATGGCGTCTCTTTGAGCCGCTTACATTAAACGATCGATGATGACGGCCGAGCAACATGGGAAACAACATGTGCATTTTGTGTCTGATCTCAAAAACATGTCTGGGACTGTTAATAAATCGGGGACAAAATCGGGTAGTGTACAGCCAGCTTTTAGACAACCATCATCTTTCTATGACAAAAATATATTCTTCATCAGTGTCTCTATCAGAGGTAAACGGCCAAACGTgtttaatttttgttgttgtttttgttttattgGTGGCCACAGTATTACATGTAGTGTTTGTGATGCAGACATTTCTGCATTtctcaaattaaaaatcaaatcacattttattggtccatacatatgtttagcagatgttattgcaggtgtagtgatatgcttgtgtttctagctccaacagtgcagtaatatctcacaatacacacacatgtaaaagTAAAAacatggaattaagaaatattaataatattaaatattaagatgagcaatgttggagtatggagtatacatatatatatatatatatatatatatgagtaggattgtccaaacttttgaacaaaaGTTTGGACAATCCTACTCATTACatcgtttttctttatttttactattttctacgttgtagaataatggtgaagacatcaaaactatgaaataacacatggaatcatgtagtaaccaaaaaaacagcttcacctggaatgcttttccaacagtcttgaaggagttcccacatatgctgagcatttgttggctgctttaccATCACTCTGCGTTACAACtcgtcccaaaccatctcaatttggttgaggtcggggattgtggaggccaggtcatctgatgcagcacgccATCACTCTCCTTGTTGGTCAAATGGCCCTTGCATagactggaggtgtgtttggccattgtcatgttgaaaaacaattgatagtccaactaagcacaaaccagatggcatggcgtattgctgcagaatgctgtggtagccatggtggttaagtgtgctttgaattctaaataaatcacagtgtcaccagaaaagcaccatcacacctccatgcttcacagtgggaacgacacatgcggagatcatctgttcacctactctgcatctcacaaagacacagcggttggaaaccaaaaatctcaaatttggactcatcggaccaaaggacagattttcaccggtctaatgtctattgcttgtgtttcttgtcccaagcaagtcttttattattggtgtctttagtagtggtttctttgcagcaattcgaccatgaatgacccaaactgctacagacctatatctatcctaccctgcctttctaaggtcttcgaaagccaagtcaacagattaccgaccatttcgattcccaccataccttctccgctatgcaatctgttttcagagctggtcatggttgcacctcagccacgctcaaggtcctaaacgatatcttaaccgccatcgataagaaacaatattgtgcagccgtattcattgacctggccaaggctttcgactctgtcaatcaccacatcctcatcggcagacacgacagccttggtttctcaaatgattgcctcgcctggttcaccaactacttccctgatagagttcagtgtgtggttGCAATGCTGTGAAAAACAAGTGCTGTACTAGAGtacaaatgtatattttttgcatggtgactcttattttgaaaaaaACTATCCACGATTGAGTTGCCAGCATAATATCCTGCTGCTGGAAGACCGCTAATCCCATCCCAGTTCATTGGGGAGCACATAGCACCTTCTATGGATAGCCTAAAATATCAATCCATATGTTGTCTGAAAGCTCATAGATGTGTGGAGTAAAAATATCTTGATTTAGTAATTGAGATAAAATATCAAGGAAACAATGAAAGGGCTGTTTTCAGACAGTTTTTTTATTGCTGTGCTTGTTGATTCACACTCCTTGGAATATTTTGAATGTGTGCTTGGTGAGTCAGTCCAAACACAGATACTTAACATTTGTTACCGAATGAACATTTAAATAGCAAAACAGTAACACAATAAATTACACTAGAAAGTCTTAGAAGAATTCTCACAAAAAGAATACAACATTTGTATGTATATATTAAACAAGAGGAATGCACATTCTTTGAAGAAAATGTATATTGAGCATTCTGTTTGGTGAAATAAAAAGTCAACTGTCATTGTAGCGACGTATATCAATAGCTTACAAAACAGTCACACCTTTTCAAAGGTCATCATTCAAAAAGTGTTGGATAATATCATGAACATGCTCTATAATTAACCACTTATGAAGCAATTTCATGATTGAATGTCTTGATTCTTATGAGGGTTACAATGAGAGATTTCTTCAAATGTTTATTTTCCATAGGTAATGAAGACTTTCTTCTAAAATTAAACATGTTGATGAACTCCAGTCTTTGTAGAATACACCATAAGAAAACATCAGGACAAGGATACAAATGAGAGTAAATGGGAAACGTATAATACCATTGCTGTTTACGATTGTTCATATCAGGTACAGAAAATATATGTCTTACAAGATCTAAATGAACAGGTTGACTTTATATACTGCTCATAATAAACTACAACTTAATGATTGCATATGGGAATGGCATGGCACCAATGAAATCTAAAATGACTACACATTGACCTGGGTGTGTTTTTCTTGTCCAATTTCTCTTCTTTGAATGGACACAAATTAACTGACATATTTGGGTGCTTGGTCTGAGTAATTAATAATTCCCTTCATCACATTCCCTACacatgtatacagtatgctgtgtTTAACACTTCTGGAAGCACACCAAGATACGGAAGTACCAGTATACAATAACAAGAATACCATGACCCCTTATTGTTACAAGACATCAACATACAATAGTCCTTGGAACAAACAGATGGTTCAAGGGCAAACATCTCCTATCCAAAAAACAACATGGGCCAGATTCATCAAGGACCTTTCTCACAGCATTTCCTGCATTATCCTATTCCACTGGTAAACAGCCTTGAACGTTGGCATTGGAGAAATACTACCATTATTACAGTTGAAATTACTTAAGTGAGTAACAATAATTAGCCTGATGGCCAACTAAAACGGCACCAGCAAACTAGAAATCTCTTATATGCGTGATAAATCTCATTCCAAGACGAAGTACTGATTGCTCGGAGATTATGTCTTGTACTTCATAAAAACAGTCTTATTAATGGCGTTTTCTTCTCCACTTTTTCCCCTTTGTGCACATAATCCATGGTTTAAGCTTCATACACCCTGCTAAGAGAGAAGGGAAAATGTTGTTAAATACAGCcaaatatacagtacatgatTACTTAGCTATATAGATTCCTATAACCATACTTTCCATAGCGGGAGAAGCTACACGGACACACCTGGTGCCCAAATTGATGACGGATGTCGCATTGTGAGAGTCGACGAATGGTTTCGGTTCAGCCTGTTCAGTCaaatgtgtgtgtaatatatatatatatataatatataaataaataaaataaatagttttAAGTAGCTAGACATTTATGCCATAGTTTTTTTGGTGAGAAAATCACTACAATAAATGTGCCTTAGACGTCACCCTGGCCTCTAGTACAAACTGTTCAGTCTATCCATATTACCGGAGCTTCATCTTATTCTTTGTATTTCTATGGCAGATTCGCAGCTACAATTTATGGAAAACACTTGGAGATAATAGATGGCGAAGTGAAAGATAGTGGTTTTCCCTACCCATCTGTGGTGAAGTTCCCTAAATGCTTATGACAAATCCAGCTCCAGAACCAGCCATAGCCTAGCCAGCTTACTAATATTTTGAATATGCTGTAGCAACAGATATCATTAGCTAGGTAGATAAGGttagcatgttagctagctacactgacagctgtcagtTACTTATTGTTACTTCTCCACTCAATGTGGAAATCACCACAACGTTCCCACCCCCAATTCATGAATATGTATTTAACAGCCTGCATCATTCTTCGGAGGTAGAACCTAAACAAGAATTTCAGCTATAGGATAGAAATTACATCGAAATACAGACTGTAATTGCCCTCTGGTGGGGGCCATTCAAATCATGGAGTGGGATGACCTCTCACCTATGCTTATCCTTCCAGATCCGGAACCACTTGACTAGGTTTTTGGTACTCTGCAGTTTAGGGTGCAGACAGTACTCCTGACCTTTGAAGCGTGCCACGTTCTCCATGGTGACACTGAAGAACAAAAGGAGAGAGTGTAAGAGAAACCAGCTAATCCACATTACTGCATGAACAGGCTTTAAAAACAGCACTGGGTATACATGATCTCAGAGCCTGGCTAGATGAACCCATTGACATTCAGAGCAGCAGTTGGAGAGACAGTCTGTATGGCATTTTTGAGCCACCAGTGACATGTGCTGTGTGTTGTGCCCAGAGCTCTGCAGGGGTTTTTCAAATCAATCTCTTATAGTTTGTCTGCTTCTTAATTAATTATTCACCTGCCCAGCCAACAGAGGCCTTGGATAATTTCTAACTCTTGGTTGGAGTTGGAGGCACTGCTGTGACAGTGGAGGTGGCCCCGCAGAATGTTAAATTCTGAGACGTGAGCCATGCCAGCCAACAGAGAGAAGGGGCACTGTTTCCGGAGCCCGCTGAGTCTCATTTTTCACTTAGGTCAGTGGCCAGCAGCCACTATTTTATGCAAATAGACCAGCTTTAACTGTTTGGTGTTCAACTAAAATGTATCACATTGGCCCCCAGGATATAAGATCAGTTTAATGGTCCAAGGAGCCAACAAATCTTTGTTGGATGGACCCTAAGGCCTTTTGATAAAATCAAGAGcaatgtaaatgtaatccatGACAGCGGGACAAAAAACATTTGAATTCATGGTTTGGGTTTTTCTGTTCATGGGAACACATCTATGCAATACCTCAAGTGAACTACAGATGGCGAAAGAGTAtgtgattattatttttattttttacaaaagtAAGCACCACTTCCACTGAAAATGACTAAAACGTGAGATCAGCATCTATTTTGGAAAGGGAAAGCAACAGTATAGGGCAATTCAACTCCATTTTGAACCCTTAGAAAGTCCATATTGGATGCCTATTGATTTCTCCCACCGGAGCAGCATCTGTTGTCAAACTGGGAAAGCTGTTCTGACTGTGGCATCTGGTGGAAATCACagatttcctggttgcaaaaattctaCACGGTTCGCTCAATTTCAGTTTGTGAGAGACAAGCACTGAATAGTGtagggaatcattgtaccatctaaatctCAGTGAAATATATGTTTAATAACAATAAATAGTTTTTACAGCTGTTTTTACAACTCAACTTTCATTTTGGTCTACCGACTTCAAACAGATGTAAAAACAGTATTTTTTTTGTTATCGGAAATTATATTTCACAgtgatttagatggtacaatgattccctaCACTATTCTGTGCTTGTTTTCTCACAAACTGGAGCGAAAAGTGTGGAATGTTCGCAACCACGAAATGACAGTGACTTCCACTAGACAGCTATAAAGTCCAGCAGGAGAAATCAATAGGCGAatatcacagccaatcacaacactggCAGGTAAGTAATACTGTGAAACACTATCCTGCCACTATTAGTACTAGATATACACTATTCAAATTCCAAAAAATACTAAGTGTTACACCTTTAAGCTAATAGGTTCTCAAAATATCCATTCAGATTCCATATAAATATATGAAAAGGTCAATCAGCTGCTTTGATATAGTATGAGATTAGAAAATTAGAGTGAATATTTATTAAAAAGTTTGTGCATTTGGTAAACAAACTGAATTAGCACAAGGAGTGACTGACATCGGAGACAAGAGGACAAAAGcattgtagggagagagagaaagcaggataGAAATGATTCACAGAAATTACTCACAATATCATCTTCTCTTGGCAGAAAGGATGTTTGGGTTTGATCTCCAGCTTTTGCACATCCTTGTAGCGAATCTTTGGCCCTTTTCTTGTGCACCTGCACTTGTAGGctgtaaaaattaaataaaacagACATTACAATTACAATAAAATGGAGGTCAAATGAACACGTTGGTCTGAACGTTTAACCATCAGTAGATCTATATTTTCTAATGAGAATAACGGATCAGTTATGACTTTCGACTTCACACAGTGTCAGGCGTAGTTCTTAACCTGTATGAAAAACGAACAAAGAGAACGATTGAATAGGACTGTAATTGTAAAACATTCAACTTTATTGTTGTCTCCACTGTAAATCAAGGCTTGTGGATTCACACCGCCACTGGGACTGTTTAACACGCATGCAGGTGGTCAGGTGAACCACTGTAGCAGGCTCATGCTTACTTTGAAACGTGTGACCCACATCTTCAATGCTCCCTCATCAAAAGTCATCTCCAATTCCTCAACACCGGGCATTACAGTTCTCATCAACCACGCGAACCAAACAAATCAGATAAAGAGCAACGCATAAAATGCTAACAACCATCATTCATTTGGTGAAATGTAAACCCTTTAAAAGGATAACATTTATACAACGTCGCCTGGCTT is a window encoding:
- the LOC115130499 gene encoding C-X-C motif chemokine 14-like isoform X2; amino-acid sequence: MHRCTTAALLLLVIALYSLHTEAYKCRCTRKGPKIRYKDVQKLEIKPKHPFCQEKMIFVTMENVARFKGQEYCLHPKLQSTKNLVKWFRIWKDKHRVYEA
- the LOC115130499 gene encoding C-X-C motif chemokine 14-like isoform X1, whose product is MHRCTTAALLLLVIALYSLHTEAYKCRCTRKGPKIRYKDVQKLEIKPKHPFCQEKMIFVTMENVARFKGQEYCLHPKLQSTKNLVKWFRIWKDKHSRVYEA